GGCACCCTCTGGAAAAAATATATACCCATTCACCTAGTTTATATCCAAAATATTTGCATATTTGAAATATTTATACATACTGCGAATGGGTGTGCTCATGCTCATGCTGGGCACACACATCGTATATAAAACATTTGGCAGTCAGTGAGTTATTAAGCGTTTCAGCTCGTATCAAAAGTACTTGTAGCCTGACAGGGAAGTGCTTCGAAATGCCAAACGTTTCATATACGCAACCGTTGTGTGCAACGCAGAAAAACCGAAATGATGAAAGTGTATGATTGAATCAATTAATCCAACAGGTATTTTAAGCAAATACATAAAAAATTATTTCATTGTTGAGACTGACAATTCAGTAGACTATTTGCCTAAAGAAAGAGTTTACCCCTGCGGATATGCAACAATGGTTTTTCATTATGGTTCTCCATCAAAATTCCAGAAAAAGAATTCAAGTAAATATATTGAGCCAAATTTGGTTATATGCGGTCAACAAACCAATTATTATGACTTGTCATTATCTGGAAAGACAGGTATGATTCTTATTGTATTCAGACCACATGGAGTAAAATCTTTTTTCAATTTTCCAATTACTGAATTATTAAATGAAAACCTTTCGCTTCAGGATTTGGCTAATAATGAAACTAATGAATTAGAGGACAAATTGCTTAACTCTCCAAATAATAAGCAAAGAGTTATTCATTTAGAAAACTTTCTTATTAAAAGACTAATTCATGATAATGAATTTGAACGAGTTGAACATGCCATAAAAATAATTGCGAATTCTAAAGGACAAATCAAGGCTCAAGATATTGCACATGAAGTGTGTTTAGGAATAAAACAGTTTGAAAGAACTTTTTCAAAATACGTTGGTGTTAATCCTAAAAAGTTTGCAAGCATCATTCGCTTTCAAAATGTCATACAAATGAAGAGTAAGCATAAAAACTCAAGTATGTTTCAATTAGCTTTTGATAACGGCTATTACGACCATGCTCATTTTATACATGATTTTAAAGGTTTTACGGGACTTTCCCCAAAAGAATTTTTTAGCGATTTAAAATAAAGACCATTTTTTACAATTTTCATTTTACTGTACAAGTTACTTTTGCAATAAAAAAACCAATGAACAATTTAGAACTAAAACACAAGGAAATTATAGAATTTTGTCTGGCTAACTCAGATAATTCAATCGTAAATAAATATTCAAGATACTTTAAGGAGGGTTATTGTGGTTATGGTATAGATTCTAAAATTTTGGAATCGCAAAAAATTAAATGGTTGGATTCATGGAAAGATGAAATGACTATTAATGATTACTTAAATCTAGGCGATTTGCTAATTGCCACAGGTAAATTAGAAGAAGCAAGTTTTGCTACCCAGTTTATAGCATCAAAAAAAGATGAATTTTCAATTGAAACATTTGATAGAGCTGGGAAGTGGTTGGAAAATGGAATTCAAAACTGGGCAACTACTGACGTATTGTGCATGTTGGTTTTACCCGAGTTTATTTACAACAAAATCATTGAACCAAAAGATTTTATAAATTGGACAAAATCTGAATCTAAATGGAAAAGAAGAGCAGTTCCAGTAACCTTTTATGAAGTGATTAAAAAAGGACACAATCCTGAGCCAGTCTTTTCTGTGATTGAGAAATTAATGGAAGATATAGAAGAAGATGTTCAAAAAGGGTTAGGTACACTTCTAAGAGAAATTTGGAAAAAACAACCTGAAATAGCAGAAGGATTCCTTTTAAAATGGAAAGATAAATGTGGACGGAAAATAATTCATTATGCGACAGAAAAAATGAATAGGGATAATAAAGCAAAATTTCAAAAGACAAAATAATAGAATCAATGGAACAAACAAATACTAATCAGGTATCTTATTGTGGGTTTTACTGTGATGCCTGTCCCAAATATACTAAAGGTCTATGTGAAGGATGTAAAGGTAACAATCCAAAATGTGCAGTTGGATACAAGTCTTGTCAAGTAAGACCTTGCTGCATTGAGAATGGTTATAATTCTTGTGCAGACTGCGATAAATACGAGTCAGTTAAGGATTGTAAATTATTTAATCCTTTCATGATTCGTTTTGGGCAATTTGTAACACGGACAAATCGGAGATTAGGAATTGAGATGATAAAGGAAAAAGGAGAATCTGATTTTGTAAAATACATGATTGATAAAAATTGGGTAACGATAAAGACTAGAAAACAATAATGCGCAGCACACAACAGCTGCTAAAATTCATTGGGGCAGACGGTTAGATAAGTTTTTATTTAGTATATTGGCAACATTTTACCGTGGGACGACGATGCTGCTTCGAACTCTCTGCTATGCGTCATTTGCAATGTCACTTTCCCTATCCTTGAATTCAATAATATTAGAATTATCTGAATATTGCAATCTTAAGCCGGAAGCGGAATTGCAACATACCTTAAAACAGTCAGGAATTTCACTTAGTGATGGTTTTTGGATTTGAATAATTCTTTATATTGCATCCTTTATTGAAATAAGGGCTTATGAGCATCACAATCAAAGAGGTTACTGACCAAAAACTTCTCAAAACTTTTATTCATTTGCCTGCCAAAATCCATCAGAACCATCACAATTGGGTACCTCCAATTTATATGGATGAAAAGGAATTTTACGATCCAAAAAAGAATAAAGCCTTTACTTATTGTGATACTTTAATGATTCTGGCATATCGTGAAGATGAAGTTGTGGGACGGGCCATGGGGATTATTAACCATAAGTATAACATGCTCCACAACGAAAAACATGTTCGCTTTGCTTTTATAGAAACCCGGAACGATCAGGAAGTTTTTCACACTTTAATCGAGCATATTTCGACCTGGGGCCGGACAAAAAACATGGAAAAATTGGTAGGGCCACTTGCATTTACCGACAAGGACCCACAAGGCTTTTTAATAGATGGATTCGATGAACCAACGGTTCTCGCTACCAATTGTAGTTTCCCTTATATGGTAAGCCTTAGCGAGAATGAGGGTTTTACTAAAAAAGTTGACCTGGTGGTTTATCATATCCATATCCCCAAAGAGGAACCGCCTGTTTATAAAGAAATTTACCAACGATTTAAAAAGCAAAAATACGATTTAAAAGTACTTGAGTTCAGCTCACGAAGGAAGGTTAAGCCTTACATCTATCTGGTATTAAATCTGGTAAACCAAACTTTCGTTAATATATACGGTTTTTGGCCCTTTACAGAAAAAGAAATGGATGATTTCGCCAACCGATATCTTTATTTGATCAATCCAAGGTTTATTAAACTTATCGTAAATGGAAACAATGATGTAGTCGCCTTTGTTATTGGGATGTCAGATATCAGTAAAGGAATCCAAAAAGCAAAAGGTAATTTATTGCCATTTGGATTTATCCATATCCTCAGGGCCGGCAAAAAAAGCAAACAATTGAATTTGTTGCTCGGTGCAATCCATCCCGATTATCAAGGAAAAGGACTGGATGTAATCATGGGTATAAAAATGCTTGAATCAGCCCGAAGGGCTGGAAAAACAACTATCGACTCTCACCTCGAACTAGAACACAACCATAAAGTAAGGGCCGAAATGGAACGGGTTGGAGGCAAAGTATATAAACGATTCAGGATTTTTGAAAAGGACATTAAAGAAATTTCTTAAGATGACTATCCCCGTTGCAGAGCCAAGGGGTACTTGCCTGCGGCAAGCAGGTTTCGCCAACTTTATTTCAGCAAAAAGCTGAAAACCGAATTTTCATTATTTCACCCCTCTGTCAGTCTTTCGACTGACATCCCTGCCTGTCGGCGAGGCAGGTCCCCTGATATTCAGGGGAGAGTAATAGGAAACCTCGCGGCAAGCCACGAGGAATTGTTTGATTAAATTTAACAATCAGTAACTATTGCTTTTCTTCGACCTCTTTTTTCACAACCAAAAAAATATCTTCGCTATCCCTTTTCATCAAATATTGTTCTCGCCCAAAACGCTCAATAGCAGCACTATCATGAAGTAATTCATCAATAGTTTGAAGATCTTTCTTGATTTCACTATTGTAAAATTCTTTTTGCCGCCTGGCGTCGTTTAGTGTTTTGTTGGTTTTATAACGGGAAATGAGATTATTATTATCGAAGAAAAATACCCATACGATGAAAAGTACTCCAGCATAAAAATACTTATTGTTAATTCTTTTGAATATTTTGCGAAACATAGGGTAAAAAATTAAACTACAAAGCTATACTGAAAAATGGAGGATTGAAAATTTTAAAAATATTATTTAAATGAATCTAAGGAAGATAATTTCAGAGTCCGATTTGTTCACTAATAGACTTCATCGCTTCAAGGCTCAATTCAGCAAATTCATCCAAGGGAATTCCTATTAATTCACATTCCATAATGTTCTCTCGGCTTACTGAAGCTGCAAAAGCAGCTTGTTTCATACGTTTAGTGATGGATTTTGACTTGACACCGGCTATTTTTTGATCGGGATAAACCATGGTTGTAGCCGTTATCATTCCTGTAATGGTTTCGCCACAAGCAAGTGCATGTTGAAATTCGGTTGTTCTGGGAAGTCCGCTTGCTGCTTCATTATGCATTTTGATGGCATCCACAATATCGGCATTAACGCCAAGCCCGGTCAGGATTCGTGCAGTTTCCAGCCCGTGAATTTTTGAATCTCCATTCACTTTTTCGACATCCAGATCATGTAAAAGACCTGCCAATGCCCAGCTATCTTCATCACGTCCGAGCCTTTTTGCCAAAGCGCGCAAAACAACCTCCGATGCAAGGCAGTGATTAATCATCCGTGGATTTTCGATGTATTCGTGAAGGAGTTTGAGGGCAGTTTCTCGGTTCATAATTATTGTTTATTTATTTTTGCGTTTTAATTTTCAGACATTCAGTAGTAATAGAATGGACATACAATAGTAATACGGTTGTTAACGTATTATTCACTAATCCACCATTTTACTAATTTACCAATTCACAAATTTACAATTCTACTAATTAATGCACATCCAACGCATGCAACATAAATATTAAATGCTGTAAAGTACTTGTAATTTCATTCATATACTCCTCCACGGCTATTACACTGCCCGGAATAGCGTAAACCAAAGTTTCGTTCATCACACCGGCCACTCCCCTGCTTAAAATTGCATTTGGTTTTTCCTGTCCGTATTTCATCCTGATTAATTCCATGATACCCGGAATTTCCATATCAAGATAAGATTTTACAACTTCCGGTGTAAAATCCTTTGGTCCGATTCCTGTTCCTCCGGTGGTAAAAACAATGTCAATTTTTTTTGAACCTGCATCATCCAATAATGCAGCCAGTTTCTTCGGATTATCCGGAATTAATATATTTTCAATCTCACATCTCCAATTTATTTTCTGAAAATATGCTTCTATTAATTCTCTAATTCTTGGTCCGCTTCGATCTTCATATTCTCCAGAACTTGCACGGTCGCTTAAAGTAATCACCCTGATTTTAAAAACTTTCGGAACGTATTCGAATTCTATTCCTGCTTTTAATTCGCCACCTCTTATAACCCTAACAAAAATGCCTTCTTTTGGCATTACACAGTTGCCTACCTCCCGAAAAATAGCACAATTATCGCCGTGACATTTTTTGCCAATCTGGGTTACTTCAAGTTCAAGGCTTTCATTAACGAATCGATCAAAAGGTTTGGCATGGAATAGTTCCATTCCTTTGGTGGTAATGTTTTCGGCAAACTCACCGAATTTTATTTTACGCCCTGCCTTTTCCTCAAATTTCTCGATACTTTCCTGAGCCAGCATACTCACCTGACGATGCCAACTTCCGGCATGAGCATCCGTTTGAACGCCTTTCTCATCCAGCATAATTCGAGGCACGGCATGTTTAACTACGCCTTTTTTCTCGGAGATATTTACAGATAAAACTGCTATTTTTTGATTTTCCATATTCATTATTTGTTTGCAGCAGAAATTCCGGCTAAATAGCCTGTTGAAAATGCAATTTGTAAATTATACCCACCTGTATCTGCATCAAGGTTCATCAATTCACCGGCAAAATAAAGTCTTTTTATTTTCTTTGATTCCATCGTATTTGGATCAATTTCATCGAGCATCACTCCTCCACTTGTAATTATCGCCTCTGCAAACTCACCAAGGCCATTAATGGTCAGGCTAAAATCCTTTAATTGCAAAATTAGTTTTTCTATTTCTGAATTTTGAAATGAAGTTACCAATTTTGTTGGAGGTTGTTTTAACATGATGATAAAAGAAGCTATCAATTTTATCGGTAATAATTTCCGTAATAAGCCTATTAGCTGGAGATTAGGATTGGCAACTAATTCGCGTTGAATTCGATTTTGCAATTTTATGATACTAAGTGCAGGTTTCAGATCGATTGAGAAACGAAGTTTTGTTTTCTTGAAGAGCAACTCACCAACTTCTCTGCTTATCGACAAAATAATCGGACCGGAAATTTGATGTTTTAAAAATTGAAGATCCCCAAATTTTTCAGCAATAATTTTTTGATTGTGATATACACTTACTTTGATATTTTTGAGCAACAGGCCATTCAATTCAGGTAAGATTTTATCCTCCAGATTCAATGGAACCAAAGCCGGACGAATCGTAGTAATGTTATGTCCGGCTGCTTTGGCCAACTTATAACCGTCGCCTGTTGAGCCGGTTGCCGGATAGGATGCTCCACCTGTACATAAAATTACAGATTTGGCGGCATATGCTGTTCGATTTTGTAATTTAACACCTATCACCTGCTTGTTTTCAATAATCAATTCACTCACCCGTGCATCATTTTGTGTTTTCACCCCCGATTTCTGCAACCATTTTGTTAAGCCATCAACAACGTCCTGTGCCTTTTCCGATTGCGGAAAAACTCGTTTTCCTCGTTCAATTTTGGTTTTAACATTGATTGAATGAAAAAAGTCGATCAGTTCGTTGGCAAACATTTTCGAGAAAGCCGGTCGTAGAAAATCAGCTTCCTTGCCAACATGGCTCAAAAATTCATCGACAGAACTGAGGTTGGTCAAATTGCATCGGCCTTTACCCGTAATCCTCAATTTACGCCCGGGACGAAACATTTTTTCGAGAAGTAAAACTTTGGCACCATGCCTGGCAGCAATTCCGGCAGCCATCATCCCTGAAGCCCCTGCCCCAACCACGATCACATCAAAATTATCCATTATTTGTGGAGGTCGGTTTTTGTTTTTTCGATCAATTTAATATTGCCAATCATCATTTCTTTATCCACCGCCTTACACATATCATAGATTGTTAACAGAGCCACGCTCACACCCATTAAGGCTTCCATCTCGACTCCTGTCTGACCGATACATTTTGCCATAGCTTCAACTTCCACACCATCATCCATCAGATTGGTTTTTACCTCCACTTTTGAAAGAGGCAATGGGTGGCATAAAGGGATAAGTTCGCTATTTTTTTTTGCTCCCTGAATGCCTGCAATTTCGGCAACGGTCAATACATCGCCCTTTTTCATTTTATTATCACGAATAAGAGCAATAGTTTGAGGGTTGAGTTTTATAAAACCTTTGGCACGAGCCACCCTGATTTGATCAGGTTTATGGCTTACATCTACCATTTTGGCTTTGCCTTCGTCGTCGATATGTGTAAAATTGCCCATTTTGAATGATTATTTTTGAATGAATATTTTTAATTAAATTCTTACTGAACAAGGTTTTTATTTTCGATTTATTTCTAAAACAATTATCAATAATAAAGAAAATTCTTAAAGTTGACTATCCACGCGGCAAGCCTAGGGGTACTTGCCTGCGGCAGGCAGGTTTTGCCAACTTTATTTCAGCAAAAAGCTGAAATCCGAATTTTCATTATTTCACCCCTCTGTCAGTCATTCGACTGACATCCCTGCCTGCGGCAAGGCAGGTCCCCTGAAAATCAGGGGAGAGTATTAGGAAACCTCGCGGCAAGCCACGAGGAATTGTTTGATTAAAAATAATCATTTCATTATCCTCCGATATTATAAAAATCACCACTTAAATTATAGGTGCCTGCTTTAGGCTTATTCCCCACAGCTTGCTTAAATGCTTCCTCAACACCTAATTCCCTGACATTATACATCAAATCACTGAATAAACAAGGCTTGATATTCCCATTCGCAGTCAACCGTAAACGATTGCAGGTTTCACAATTTCCGCCATCACCTCCTTCTACCACCGAAAATTCCCCGGTTTTTAAATTCATTTGATGAATAAACCGAACCTGCAAATCATTCTCTTTGCAATATTTAGCAACCTCCTGAGCATCCTCTTCATCTGAAGATTTCCAGACAACACAGTTTATTTTTATAGGACGCAAATCTGCTTTTTTTGCAGCTTCAATTCCTTTAAAAACCTGCTCAATATCACCGCCACGGGTTACTTTTTTAAATTTTTCAGCATTTAAAGTATCAAGGCTGATGTTCACTCTTTGTAAGCCGGCATTTTTCAAATCATTCGCGAAATTTTCGAGCAAAATCCCATTGGTTGTCATCGATAAATCCTTTACTCCTTCGAGATTCCAAATCATTGAAATTAAATTAATTATCCCTTTACGAACCAAAGGCTCT
This DNA window, taken from Bacteroidota bacterium, encodes the following:
- a CDS encoding molybdenum cofactor synthesis protein codes for the protein MENQKIAVLSVNISEKKGVVKHAVPRIMLDEKGVQTDAHAGSWHRQVSMLAQESIEKFEEKAGRKIKFGEFAENITTKGMELFHAKPFDRFVNESLELEVTQIGKKCHGDNCAIFREVGNCVMPKEGIFVRVIRGGELKAGIEFEYVPKVFKIRVITLSDRASSGEYEDRSGPRIRELIEAYFQKINWRCEIENILIPDNPKKLAALLDDAGSKKIDIVFTTGGTGIGPKDFTPEVVKSYLDMEIPGIMELIRMKYGQEKPNAILSRGVAGVMNETLVYAIPGSVIAVEEYMNEITSTLQHLIFMLHALDVH
- a CDS encoding NAD(P)/FAD-dependent oxidoreductase; this translates as MDNFDVIVVGAGASGMMAAGIAARHGAKVLLLEKMFRPGRKLRITGKGRCNLTNLSSVDEFLSHVGKEADFLRPAFSKMFANELIDFFHSINVKTKIERGKRVFPQSEKAQDVVDGLTKWLQKSGVKTQNDARVSELIIENKQVIGVKLQNRTAYAAKSVILCTGGASYPATGSTGDGYKLAKAAGHNITTIRPALVPLNLEDKILPELNGLLLKNIKVSVYHNQKIIAEKFGDLQFLKHQISGPIILSISREVGELLFKKTKLRFSIDLKPALSIIKLQNRIQRELVANPNLQLIGLLRKLLPIKLIASFIIMLKQPPTKLVTSFQNSEIEKLILQLKDFSLTINGLGEFAEAIITSGGVMLDEIDPNTMESKKIKRLYFAGELMNLDADTGGYNLQIAFSTGYLAGISAANK
- a CDS encoding radical SAM protein, whose amino-acid sequence is MLDNYKRNLNYLRISVTDRCNLRCTYCMPEEGIELLGHKDILTFDEIVEVVKTGVEYGIDKVRITGGEPLVRKGIINLISMIWNLEGVKDLSMTTNGILLENFANDLKNAGLQRVNISLDTLNAEKFKKVTRGGDIEQVFKGIEAAKKADLRPIKINCVVWKSSDEEDAQEVAKYCKENDLQVRFIHQMNLKTGEFSVVEGGDGGNCETCNRLRLTANGNIKPCLFSDLMYNVRELGVEEAFKQAVGNKPKAGTYNLSGDFYNIGG
- the moaC gene encoding cyclic pyranopterin monophosphate synthase MoaC, translated to MGNFTHIDDEGKAKMVDVSHKPDQIRVARAKGFIKLNPQTIALIRDNKMKKGDVLTVAEIAGIQGAKKNSELIPLCHPLPLSKVEVKTNLMDDGVEVEAMAKCIGQTGVEMEALMGVSVALLTIYDMCKAVDKEMMIGNIKLIEKTKTDLHK
- a CDS encoding HDIG domain-containing protein, with product MNRETALKLLHEYIENPRMINHCLASEVVLRALAKRLGRDEDSWALAGLLHDLDVEKVNGDSKIHGLETARILTGLGVNADIVDAIKMHNEAASGLPRTTEFQHALACGETITGMITATTMVYPDQKIAGVKSKSITKRMKQAAFAASVSRENIMECELIGIPLDEFAELSLEAMKSISEQIGL
- a CDS encoding DNA alkylation repair protein; this encodes MNNLELKHKEIIEFCLANSDNSIVNKYSRYFKEGYCGYGIDSKILESQKIKWLDSWKDEMTINDYLNLGDLLIATGKLEEASFATQFIASKKDEFSIETFDRAGKWLENGIQNWATTDVLCMLVLPEFIYNKIIEPKDFINWTKSESKWKRRAVPVTFYEVIKKGHNPEPVFSVIEKLMEDIEEDVQKGLGTLLREIWKKQPEIAEGFLLKWKDKCGRKIIHYATEKMNRDNKAKFQKTK
- a CDS encoding helix-turn-helix domain-containing protein, whose amino-acid sequence is MIESINPTGILSKYIKNYFIVETDNSVDYLPKERVYPCGYATMVFHYGSPSKFQKKNSSKYIEPNLVICGQQTNYYDLSLSGKTGMILIVFRPHGVKSFFNFPITELLNENLSLQDLANNETNELEDKLLNSPNNKQRVIHLENFLIKRLIHDNEFERVEHAIKIIANSKGQIKAQDIAHEVCLGIKQFERTFSKYVGVNPKKFASIIRFQNVIQMKSKHKNSSMFQLAFDNGYYDHAHFIHDFKGFTGLSPKEFFSDLK